A genomic segment from Bacillus cereus G9842 encodes:
- a CDS encoding zinc ribbon domain-containing protein: MKFCGICNEKVADHLNFCPECGSKIEEIADQAASSRSEIQRETKPVKSKKNIFLLLGFLVIFAILFGAYKFGASKFSKEKQVNVMIEAFQKKDANAIDEFVKVDDPSLKIKAEDIKAYIRYLKDNPSYNKELLSYLQRETVDQKLASDKASFKDGQIIEDGKEWFLYPKYKFSMKSYYMNVSTTAKNAEIYVNDKKEVELSNDKTSKEIGPYFPGSYVVKAKAKSELTELETEKEVDLADEKSAKVDVNLSLEGNYVTISSDENDANVVVNGKKRGKLSRGSYKLGPVPTDETVEVHLEKNAEFGLIKSESVKVGDQSTYYLKFPKETSSSAVGEFVKNHIYDNVRAISLNDFSLIENNYDKSGKSYKEDRDYIQYLHKKGITEDLLTMEVRNVERQSDTKYKVTTYEEYHIRYGDGSVKFKSFNNEHIVTVNGNGKMLYHSLGANNTLKSEDVSGPTR, translated from the coding sequence TTGAAGTTTTGTGGAATATGTAATGAAAAAGTTGCAGACCATTTAAATTTTTGTCCAGAGTGTGGAAGTAAGATAGAAGAAATAGCTGATCAAGCAGCTTCTTCTCGTTCAGAAATACAACGGGAAACAAAGCCGGTGAAAAGTAAGAAGAACATATTTTTACTGCTAGGTTTTCTTGTTATTTTTGCTATATTGTTCGGAGCATATAAATTTGGTGCAAGCAAGTTTTCAAAGGAAAAACAAGTAAACGTTATGATTGAGGCGTTTCAAAAGAAAGATGCGAATGCAATTGATGAGTTTGTAAAGGTAGATGATCCGAGCTTAAAGATTAAGGCAGAGGATATTAAGGCATATATCCGTTATTTAAAAGACAACCCTTCATATAATAAAGAGCTGCTGTCTTATTTACAAAGAGAGACAGTGGATCAAAAACTAGCAAGTGATAAAGCATCGTTTAAAGATGGACAAATTATAGAAGACGGAAAAGAATGGTTTTTATATCCGAAGTATAAATTTAGCATGAAATCGTATTATATGAATGTAAGTACAACTGCGAAGAATGCAGAAATATATGTGAATGATAAGAAAGAAGTAGAATTGTCTAATGACAAAACTTCAAAAGAAATTGGTCCATATTTTCCGGGTTCTTACGTTGTAAAGGCAAAAGCAAAGTCAGAGTTAACTGAGTTAGAAACAGAAAAAGAAGTAGATTTAGCAGATGAAAAAAGTGCGAAGGTAGATGTAAATTTATCATTAGAAGGCAATTATGTAACAATTTCCTCTGATGAAAATGATGCAAATGTAGTTGTGAATGGTAAGAAGCGTGGGAAGTTAAGCCGCGGAAGTTATAAACTTGGTCCTGTACCAACAGATGAAACGGTAGAAGTGCATTTAGAGAAAAATGCTGAGTTTGGCTTAATTAAATCAGAAAGCGTTAAAGTTGGAGACCAAAGCACCTATTACTTAAAATTCCCGAAAGAAACATCAAGTTCAGCAGTGGGCGAATTTGTAAAAAATCATATTTATGATAACGTACGTGCAATTTCATTAAATGATTTTAGTTTAATTGAAAATAATTATGATAAGAGCGGGAAATCGTATAAGGAAGACCGTGATTATATACAGTATTTACACAAAAAAGGAATTACAGAAGACTTATTAACGATGGAAGTTCGTAATGTAGAGCGTCAAAGTGATACGAAATATAAAGTAACGACATATGAAGAGTATCATATTCGTTACGGTGATGGATCTGTGAAGTTCAAAAGTTTTAACAACGAACATATTGTAACTGTGAATGGAAATGGAAAGATGTTGTATCATTCTCTTGGTGCAAATAATACGTTGAAATCAGAAGATGTATCTGGTCCAACTCGTTAA
- the opuD gene encoding glycine betaine transporter OpuD: MRKLTKTFIVSLTLCIAFTIWGIIPESIIGKGSLGNVTTAIQTALVSKFGWFYIISVSIILGVSIFLIVSKYGSIRLGKDDDEPDYSYMTWFAMLFSAGMGIGLVFWGVAEPLNHLYAPPFGEGATEESARLALRFSFFHWGLHPWGLYAFVALCIAYFTFRKGKASTISATVGPLFKGGEHGRIAHSFDVLAVFATVFGVATSLGLGAKQIAGGVSYLTSIPNSLTTQLVIIAIVTVLFMLSAQTGLDKGIKYLSNTNIIFAFALMIIVLFAGPTNFIMNYFTSTIGSYIQELPSMSFRLSPLDEGGNQWIQSWTIFYWAWWIAWSPFVGTFIARVSRGRTIREFVIGVLLVPTVIGALWFSVFGGTGIHMELFGDAHIFEKIKEMGTEVGLFAMFDQMGSFGSALSVLAILLISTFFITSADSATFVLGMLTTHGSLNPPNRIKMIWGIVLAAIASTLLYIGGLEALQTAAIIAAFPFVFVIFFMMAALFKELQKEGRMKRH, from the coding sequence ATGAGGAAACTGACAAAAACATTCATCGTTTCATTAACATTATGTATTGCATTTACAATTTGGGGGATTATTCCCGAATCTATTATTGGAAAAGGTAGCTTAGGAAATGTAACAACTGCAATTCAAACTGCATTAGTTAGTAAGTTTGGGTGGTTTTATATTATTTCCGTTTCTATTATTTTAGGTGTGTCTATCTTTTTAATTGTTTCGAAATACGGTTCTATTCGTTTAGGTAAAGATGATGACGAACCTGATTATAGTTATATGACATGGTTTGCTATGCTATTTAGTGCTGGTATGGGTATCGGCTTAGTTTTCTGGGGCGTTGCTGAACCATTAAACCATTTGTACGCACCTCCGTTTGGAGAAGGTGCAACTGAGGAAAGTGCGCGCCTTGCATTGCGTTTTTCATTTTTCCATTGGGGATTACATCCTTGGGGACTATATGCGTTTGTAGCGTTATGTATTGCTTATTTTACCTTTAGAAAAGGAAAAGCAAGTACGATTAGTGCGACGGTAGGTCCGTTATTTAAGGGCGGGGAACACGGGCGTATTGCTCATTCATTTGATGTGTTAGCTGTTTTCGCAACTGTGTTTGGTGTTGCAACTTCATTAGGTCTCGGTGCAAAACAAATTGCAGGTGGTGTTAGCTATTTAACATCTATTCCGAATTCATTAACGACACAGTTAGTTATTATTGCAATCGTAACAGTTCTTTTCATGTTATCTGCACAAACAGGTCTTGATAAAGGAATTAAATATTTAAGTAATACGAACATTATTTTTGCATTTGCACTTATGATCATTGTATTATTTGCAGGTCCAACAAACTTTATTATGAATTACTTCACTTCAACAATAGGTTCTTATATTCAGGAATTGCCAAGTATGAGTTTCCGTTTAAGTCCATTGGATGAAGGCGGAAATCAATGGATTCAGTCATGGACAATTTTCTATTGGGCATGGTGGATTGCATGGTCACCGTTCGTAGGTACGTTTATTGCTCGTGTTTCACGAGGTCGTACAATTCGTGAGTTTGTTATCGGTGTGTTACTTGTACCGACCGTAATCGGTGCGCTTTGGTTCTCCGTTTTCGGCGGGACTGGTATTCACATGGAGCTGTTTGGTGATGCACATATCTTTGAAAAAATTAAAGAGATGGGAACAGAAGTAGGATTGTTTGCTATGTTCGATCAGATGGGAAGCTTTGGATCAGCTTTATCTGTTTTAGCGATTCTTCTTATTTCTACATTCTTTATTACATCGGCAGACTCTGCAACATTTGTTTTAGGAATGTTAACGACACATGGTAGTTTAAACCCACCAAATCGTATTAAAATGATTTGGGGTATCGTTCTAGCCGCGATAGCTTCTACCTTATTATATATTGGCGGATTAGAAGCCTTACAAACGGCAGCTATCATTGCAGCATTCCCATTCGTCTTTGTTATTTTCTTTATGATGGCAGCATTATTTAAAGAGTTACAAAAAGAAGGACGTATGAAGCGTCATTAA
- a CDS encoding SWIM zinc finger family protein: MLQHSITKDEIMMIANEFVQGLDPQQTADQEHVATARHLYRSGVVYNVDFDGYTLSGTVDAEGNVYSVHIPIRNVAESYCDCFAPTQCEHMLAVLLSAASSFGQVGDVLTLFKNNTKPSLPPIRTARQVLQSSAFEETDYKSWESYFEKEYESFKKEQARLTYKQMYFLMSIFTDFYTKLERKAPRVIAIHELFRLHAALYCFQKLLEEIQAFEANKTYSYHQPVNVIRLFVDKVESIVRDLQSEAIPSESEIILQETARLVHEVFFSTDAYTQERFFIYRHIWSELLNNKEKIQEEEKRIDTKINPLSKALASSHLLFLNDEDLLAMDLLKKQPASVVSLYFYWLEELLSAMHWDRAKNWLSFTYKQVKKTIQDHENTIFIKDVVRLFVIMYETYATHTNEQAGFEMILQELLPYSFTNYEQYVLAKKQYRTWAELHLLYGFEAIELLKEPLKDIEKEAPEVALPLYHLAAVEAIEERNRKSYKRAVRYLKKLRTLYKRLKRTDEWDAFIIHIANLHSRLRALQEELRKGKLIDDQSN; the protein is encoded by the coding sequence ATGCTGCAACACTCAATTACGAAAGATGAAATTATGATGATTGCGAATGAGTTCGTTCAAGGACTAGATCCACAGCAAACAGCTGATCAGGAACATGTCGCTACAGCTCGGCACCTATATCGTAGTGGTGTTGTCTATAACGTTGACTTTGATGGTTATACACTATCAGGAACTGTAGATGCGGAAGGCAACGTATATAGCGTTCATATTCCGATTCGTAACGTCGCTGAAAGCTATTGTGATTGCTTCGCACCAACACAATGTGAGCATATGCTCGCTGTATTACTATCTGCAGCGTCTAGTTTCGGGCAAGTAGGAGATGTATTAACTTTATTTAAAAATAATACGAAACCTTCCCTTCCCCCTATTCGAACTGCAAGACAAGTATTACAATCATCAGCTTTTGAAGAAACTGACTATAAAAGTTGGGAATCATATTTTGAAAAAGAATATGAATCATTTAAAAAAGAACAAGCTCGGCTTACTTATAAACAAATGTATTTTCTTATGAGTATCTTTACAGATTTCTATACGAAACTTGAGCGGAAAGCTCCGCGTGTCATTGCGATACATGAATTATTCAGGTTACACGCAGCACTTTACTGCTTTCAAAAATTATTAGAAGAAATTCAGGCATTCGAAGCAAACAAAACATATTCTTATCACCAACCTGTTAATGTCATTCGCCTATTTGTAGACAAAGTGGAATCCATCGTTCGGGACTTACAATCAGAAGCGATTCCTTCAGAGTCTGAAATAATTTTACAAGAAACAGCTCGTCTCGTTCATGAAGTATTCTTCTCTACCGACGCTTATACGCAAGAGCGATTTTTCATTTATCGTCACATATGGAGTGAACTTTTAAACAATAAAGAGAAAATACAAGAAGAAGAAAAACGAATCGATACAAAAATCAATCCACTATCTAAAGCGTTAGCGTCTTCTCATCTTCTCTTTTTAAATGACGAAGATCTACTAGCGATGGACTTACTAAAAAAACAGCCTGCTTCTGTTGTGAGTCTATACTTCTATTGGTTAGAAGAACTATTAAGTGCCATGCATTGGGATCGTGCAAAAAACTGGCTTTCCTTTACGTATAAACAAGTAAAGAAAACGATCCAAGATCACGAAAATACGATTTTCATAAAAGATGTCGTTCGGCTATTTGTAATCATGTATGAAACATATGCAACACATACAAATGAACAAGCTGGTTTCGAAATGATCTTACAAGAACTATTACCGTATAGTTTCACAAACTATGAACAGTACGTACTCGCGAAAAAACAGTATCGTACATGGGCAGAGCTTCATCTCCTATATGGATTTGAAGCAATTGAGCTGTTGAAAGAGCCACTGAAAGATATTGAAAAAGAAGCGCCAGAAGTGGCACTTCCTCTTTACCATCTTGCTGCTGTAGAGGCGATTGAAGAACGAAATCGTAAATCATATAAACGCGCAGTTCGTTACTTAAAGAAATTACGTACATTGTATAAACGATTAAAACGCACCGATGAATGGGATGCTTTCATTATTCACATCGCCAATCTCCATTCACGTCTGCGTGCACTACAAGAGGAATTACGGAAAGGAAAATTAATCGATGATCAATCAAACTGA
- a CDS encoding DUF3910 family protein, with protein MNVQAKIDWIGTPKPYIYKDEVTYNATSIDFSLAGDDNRYKLIVLKSEKNTHYKIVQYGIKPGSQKPFPIDIPFEQNMLPIIEQILHDPYVQAILKETHS; from the coding sequence ATGAATGTACAAGCAAAAATAGACTGGATTGGTACGCCAAAACCGTACATATATAAAGATGAAGTAACATATAACGCTACTTCTATTGATTTCTCACTCGCTGGCGATGATAATCGCTATAAGCTAATTGTGCTCAAGTCAGAAAAAAATACACATTACAAAATTGTGCAATATGGAATAAAACCAGGCTCTCAAAAGCCATTTCCTATCGACATTCCATTTGAACAAAACATGTTACCAATTATAGAGCAAATATTACATGATCCATATGTACAAGCGATATTAAAGGAAACGCACTCATAA
- a CDS encoding DEAD/DEAH box helicase, whose protein sequence is MINQTEVTIRLQHVSQGWFLWGEDDSGTPLSVKSWKRNAFTWHSTSFYGTSLKEATFEGKQGVLLTNAQAFEYIANKPMNSFAHIQINGPITALTKDANELWDAFTSGSFVPDMNHWPKQPSWKVQNTPIEDDTLASLFSAAVNESILQDNRSNDGWEDAKRLYEHYDFTKRQLETALHEEDWLRKIGYIEDDLPFTIGLRLQEPQEEFEMWKLETIVTPKRGAHRIYVYENIDSLPKRWHDYEERITETQEGFSKLIPWLKEGDTFRNELFETEAWNFLTDASNELLAAGITILLPSWWQNLKATKPKLRVQLKQNTAQTQSFFGMNTLVNFDWRISTNGIDLSESEFFELVEQNKRLFNINGQWMRLDPAFIEEVRKLMNRADKYGLEMKDVLQQHLSNTAETEIVEDDSPFTDIEIELDGYYEELFQKLLHIGDIPKVDVPTSLNATLRPYQQHGIEWLLYLRKLGFGALLADDMGLGKSIQTISYLLYIKENNLKTGPALIVAPTSVLGNWQKEFERFAPNLCVQLHYGSNREKGNSFEDFLQSADVVLTSYALAQLDEEELTSLCWDAVILDEAQNIKNPHTKQSKAVRNLQANHKIALTGTPMENRLAELWSIFDFINHGYLGSLGQFQRRFVTPIEKDRDEGKIQQVQRFISPFLLRRTKKDQTVALNLPDKQEQKAYCPLTGEQASLYEQLVQDTLQNVEGLSGIERRGFILLMLNKLKQICNHPALYLKEEEPQNVVERSMKTKTLMELIENIKDQNESCLIFTQYIGMGNMLKRVLEEQFGQRVLFLNGSVPKKDRDKMIEEFQNGTYDIFILSLKAGGTGLNLTAANHVIHYDRWWNPAVENQATDRAYRIGQKRFVHVHKLITTGTLEEKIDEMLERKQSLNNAVITSDSWMTELSTDELKELLGV, encoded by the coding sequence ATGATCAATCAAACTGAAGTAACAATTAGGCTCCAGCATGTTAGTCAAGGTTGGTTCCTTTGGGGAGAAGATGACAGCGGTACTCCATTATCCGTAAAAAGTTGGAAACGAAATGCATTCACATGGCACTCCACTTCTTTCTACGGTACTTCTCTAAAAGAAGCAACCTTCGAAGGAAAACAAGGTGTGCTCCTAACAAATGCACAAGCCTTTGAATACATTGCAAACAAACCGATGAATTCCTTTGCACATATACAAATAAACGGACCTATTACAGCACTTACGAAAGATGCAAATGAATTATGGGACGCCTTTACGAGTGGTAGCTTCGTACCAGATATGAATCATTGGCCTAAACAGCCATCTTGGAAAGTTCAAAATACACCAATTGAAGATGATACATTAGCATCTCTTTTCTCAGCAGCAGTTAATGAAAGCATATTACAAGATAATCGCTCAAATGACGGCTGGGAAGATGCTAAAAGGCTATATGAACATTACGACTTTACGAAAAGACAATTGGAAACAGCACTACATGAAGAAGATTGGCTTCGAAAAATCGGTTATATTGAAGATGATCTTCCGTTTACAATCGGACTAAGACTACAAGAACCACAAGAAGAATTTGAAATGTGGAAGCTTGAAACAATTGTGACACCAAAGCGCGGGGCTCATCGCATATATGTATATGAAAACATCGATTCCTTACCGAAAAGATGGCACGATTACGAAGAACGGATTACAGAAACACAAGAAGGTTTTAGTAAGCTCATACCGTGGTTAAAAGAAGGAGATACATTCCGAAATGAGCTCTTTGAAACAGAAGCTTGGAACTTCTTAACAGATGCAAGCAACGAATTACTTGCAGCCGGCATTACAATTTTACTACCATCATGGTGGCAAAATTTAAAAGCAACAAAACCGAAATTACGTGTCCAGTTGAAGCAAAATACAGCACAAACACAATCGTTCTTCGGTATGAATACGCTCGTTAATTTTGACTGGCGCATTTCGACGAACGGCATTGATTTATCAGAAAGCGAATTTTTCGAGCTCGTTGAACAAAACAAACGTCTATTTAATATAAATGGTCAATGGATGCGACTAGATCCAGCCTTTATCGAAGAAGTAAGGAAACTCATGAACCGTGCCGATAAATACGGACTAGAGATGAAAGATGTCCTGCAGCAACATTTATCAAATACGGCTGAAACAGAAATTGTAGAAGATGATAGTCCGTTTACTGATATTGAAATCGAACTAGATGGATATTATGAGGAACTATTCCAAAAGCTGCTTCATATTGGAGATATTCCAAAGGTAGATGTCCCTACTTCACTAAACGCAACACTTCGTCCGTATCAACAACATGGTATTGAATGGTTATTATATTTACGAAAGCTTGGATTTGGAGCATTGCTAGCTGACGATATGGGACTCGGGAAAAGTATTCAAACAATCTCTTACTTACTATATATAAAAGAAAACAATCTCAAAACAGGCCCTGCATTAATCGTAGCGCCGACATCTGTTCTTGGAAATTGGCAAAAAGAATTTGAGCGTTTCGCACCGAATTTATGTGTCCAATTACATTACGGAAGTAATAGAGAGAAGGGCAATTCATTTGAAGATTTCCTTCAATCAGCAGATGTTGTATTAACATCTTATGCATTGGCTCAACTCGATGAGGAAGAACTGACTTCATTATGCTGGGATGCTGTTATTTTGGATGAAGCACAAAATATTAAGAACCCACATACGAAACAGTCGAAAGCAGTACGAAACTTGCAGGCAAATCACAAAATCGCTTTAACTGGTACACCAATGGAAAATCGCCTCGCTGAACTTTGGTCCATTTTCGACTTTATTAATCATGGATATCTCGGAAGCTTAGGACAATTCCAACGCCGCTTCGTCACACCGATTGAAAAAGATCGTGATGAAGGAAAAATCCAGCAAGTCCAACGGTTTATCTCACCATTTTTACTGCGCCGAACGAAGAAAGATCAAACAGTCGCATTAAATTTACCAGATAAACAAGAACAAAAAGCTTACTGTCCTCTTACTGGTGAACAAGCTTCCTTATATGAACAACTTGTTCAAGATACACTGCAAAATGTAGAAGGATTAAGCGGAATTGAAAGACGCGGCTTTATATTACTTATGTTGAACAAGCTAAAACAAATTTGTAATCATCCTGCTCTTTATTTAAAAGAAGAAGAACCACAAAATGTCGTTGAACGCTCTATGAAAACAAAAACGTTAATGGAGCTCATCGAAAATATAAAAGATCAAAATGAAAGTTGCCTCATCTTCACTCAGTACATCGGCATGGGAAACATGCTAAAACGTGTGCTAGAAGAACAATTTGGCCAGCGTGTCCTCTTCTTAAACGGTAGTGTACCGAAAAAAGATCGTGACAAGATGATTGAGGAGTTCCAAAACGGAACGTATGACATTTTCATCTTATCCTTAAAAGCTGGGGGAACAGGATTAAACTTAACTGCTGCCAACCATGTCATTCACTACGATCGTTGGTGGAATCCAGCTGTGGAAAATCAAGCAACAGACCGCGCATATCGCATTGGTCAAAAAAGATTTGTTCATGTTCACAAACTCATTACAACAGGAACATTAGAAGAAAAAATCGATGAAATGCTAGAAAGAAAACAATCTCTAAACAATGCGGTCATCACAAGTGATAGCTGGATGACTGAACTATCAACAGACGAACTAAAAGAATTACTTGGTGTATAA
- a CDS encoding zinc ribbon domain-containing protein has product MSDLQAKFGNGMNKLQEGIEQGKMKLQVAQEVAQLKKITQEKLQAKTEILLELGQTTYMQLRNDEVRIEVLKGIVEPVQELDIAIYNMRKQIANLQNQGQKGQCSCGGSLSLNDKFCGQCGKENELLLQTNNVENKSCSSCSEQIETEAIFCPVCGMKQSKE; this is encoded by the coding sequence GTGTCAGATTTACAAGCGAAGTTTGGTAATGGTATGAACAAGTTGCAAGAGGGAATTGAGCAAGGAAAGATGAAGTTGCAAGTTGCACAAGAGGTTGCACAACTAAAGAAAATTACGCAGGAGAAGTTACAAGCGAAAACTGAAATTTTGTTGGAGCTTGGTCAAACTACATATATGCAACTGCGCAATGATGAAGTTCGAATAGAGGTATTGAAAGGAATTGTAGAACCGGTACAAGAGCTTGATATTGCTATTTATAACATGCGTAAGCAAATTGCTAATTTGCAGAATCAAGGTCAGAAAGGGCAGTGTAGCTGTGGTGGCTCATTATCATTAAATGATAAATTTTGTGGACAGTGCGGGAAAGAAAATGAGTTACTCCTTCAAACAAACAATGTTGAAAATAAATCATGTTCTTCATGTAGTGAACAAATCGAAACAGAAGCTATATTCTGTCCAGTTTGTGGTATGAAGCAAAGTAAGGAGTGA
- a CDS encoding zinc ribbon domain-containing protein, with protein sequence MYCKTCGLEQSDVSNYCTHDGSSTGGVASHIILAPKDSKYCRTCGVESKETATYCEKCGDSLLVGIKKKEMKTKLPDQGVQLNVGSSGIALKKGLLGGGLAIICMFLAGWISSLIIDAAMNDLMRTMVTNTNGMLDMTTINQSFIGIAPLILMYHLAGLEVSGSGTYIMSFILHVPLFILLTIPALILGGIGFFVEKKKPSIVWREKLVTACIIGIVYGIFLCVISFVASSSTTISQFYETMTINVSYSHIISLLYGIIFGLLFSFIGMSIAAGPHRMLSAISQSVPYAASIYYSVVTVLKGLIITFGIILITILFSSSKSMGPIDFPEKTYKALISLEATPYMWNMAHFAPTAIEWANMEKEIQNYPGGKGPLHLSYTSGISLNGTSLKDVAIANGASAKEIKYMDDFNSYMHWWGLLILIPCILLFRAGMKLAQYPMKNIYVTIAMFSAVYTVMMLCVNGLAKIQIEASGSKEIMKEFTGISGPLLSIQSSTMYLIVGSFILSYVLVFAGMKLVKK encoded by the coding sequence ATGTATTGTAAAACTTGTGGTTTAGAACAGTCTGATGTATCAAATTATTGTACGCATGATGGGTCTAGTACAGGTGGTGTAGCAAGTCATATTATATTAGCGCCTAAAGACTCAAAATATTGCCGAACTTGTGGAGTGGAAAGTAAAGAAACTGCTACATATTGTGAGAAATGCGGCGATTCCTTACTAGTAGGTATTAAGAAAAAAGAAATGAAAACGAAATTACCAGACCAGGGTGTACAACTAAATGTGGGTTCATCTGGAATTGCTTTGAAAAAAGGCTTACTTGGTGGTGGTCTGGCAATTATATGCATGTTTTTGGCTGGCTGGATTAGTAGTTTAATTATCGATGCAGCGATGAATGATTTAATGAGAACGATGGTTACAAATACGAACGGTATGCTGGATATGACTACCATTAATCAATCTTTCATTGGCATAGCGCCATTAATTTTAATGTATCATTTAGCGGGTCTTGAAGTCAGTGGAAGTGGTACATACATAATGTCATTTATTCTTCATGTCCCATTGTTCATTTTATTAACTATTCCAGCACTTATATTAGGTGGAATTGGCTTTTTTGTAGAGAAAAAAAAACCGTCTATTGTTTGGCGTGAGAAGCTAGTAACAGCATGTATTATCGGTATTGTATATGGAATTTTCTTATGTGTTATAAGTTTTGTAGCAAGTTCTTCTACGACGATTTCTCAATTCTATGAAACAATGACAATTAATGTTAGTTATTCTCATATTATTAGTTTGTTGTACGGTATTATATTTGGTTTATTATTTAGCTTTATTGGCATGAGTATTGCAGCGGGACCACATCGTATGCTTTCCGCAATTAGTCAAAGTGTTCCATATGCAGCATCTATTTATTATAGTGTAGTGACTGTTTTAAAAGGATTAATCATTACATTTGGTATTATACTTATTACGATTTTATTTAGTAGTTCAAAATCAATGGGACCAATTGATTTCCCTGAGAAAACATATAAAGCATTAATTTCATTAGAAGCAACACCGTATATGTGGAATATGGCTCACTTTGCTCCAACTGCAATTGAATGGGCGAACATGGAGAAAGAAATACAGAACTATCCAGGAGGAAAAGGGCCGTTACATTTATCATATACATCAGGCATATCATTAAATGGTACGTCTTTAAAAGATGTGGCAATTGCTAATGGTGCTTCTGCTAAAGAAATTAAATATATGGATGATTTCAATTCCTACATGCATTGGTGGGGTTTATTAATTTTAATACCATGTATCTTACTATTTAGAGCTGGAATGAAATTAGCTCAATATCCAATGAAAAATATATATGTAACAATTGCGATGTTTAGTGCGGTTTATACTGTGATGATGCTTTGTGTAAATGGATTAGCAAAAATCCAAATCGAAGCTTCAGGTAGTAAGGAAATTATGAAGGAATTTACGGGGATTTCTGGTCCGCTATTATCGATTCAAAGTAGCACGATGTATTTAATAGTAGGTAGCTTTATTCTTTCTTACGTATTAGTGTTTGCTGGGATGAAGTTGGTAAAAAAATAA
- a CDS encoding cell wall-binding protein EntA, with translation MKKLIGIATAAVFGLGIFTSSANAETVVTTDVLNVRENPTTESKVVGKLLNGNKIDVQNTENGWSKVTLDGKDAFVSAEFTKSIYYVTANVLNVRAEANTNSEILGKLKKDDVIETTNQVQNEWLQFEYNGKTAYVHVPFLTGTAPVIEKQETTAPAKAEAPAKAHTPAAQAKPAAKPTVKAAETSEPSGGRELTVVATAYTAHPSENGGTYGGRVLTAMGHDLTANPNMKMIAVDPKVIPLGSKVWVEGYGEAIAGDTGGAIKGNRIDILLGSDSAAQKWGRKTVKVKILK, from the coding sequence ATGAAAAAATTAATTGGAATAGCAACAGCAGCAGTTTTTGGTCTTGGGATTTTCACATCATCTGCTAATGCAGAAACTGTTGTAACAACAGACGTACTAAACGTACGCGAAAACCCTACTACTGAATCAAAAGTTGTCGGTAAATTACTAAACGGTAATAAAATAGATGTTCAAAATACAGAGAACGGATGGTCAAAAGTTACTTTAGACGGTAAAGACGCATTCGTAAGTGCAGAGTTCACAAAAAGCATCTACTACGTAACAGCTAACGTATTAAACGTACGTGCTGAAGCGAACACAAACTCAGAAATTCTTGGAAAGTTGAAGAAAGACGATGTAATCGAAACAACGAACCAAGTACAAAATGAGTGGTTACAATTTGAATATAACGGGAAAACAGCTTATGTTCATGTTCCTTTCTTAACAGGTACAGCACCTGTAATTGAGAAACAAGAAACAACTGCTCCTGCTAAAGCTGAAGCACCAGCTAAGGCTCACACACCTGCAGCACAAGCAAAACCAGCTGCTAAGCCTACTGTGAAAGCTGCTGAAACTAGCGAACCATCTGGTGGTCGTGAGTTAACAGTTGTAGCTACAGCATATACAGCTCATCCGAGCGAAAACGGTGGCACATATGGCGGCCGTGTATTAACTGCAATGGGTCATGATTTAACTGCGAATCCAAACATGAAAATGATTGCTGTTGACCCGAAAGTAATCCCATTAGGATCTAAAGTATGGGTAGAAGGTTACGGAGAAGCTATCGCTGGAGATACTGGTGGTGCAATTAAAGGTAACCGTATCGATATCTTACTTGGATCAGATAGTGCTGCTCAAAAATGGGGCCGCAAAACTGTTAAAGTGAAAATTTTAAAATAA